One genomic window of Carassius gibelio isolate Cgi1373 ecotype wild population from Czech Republic chromosome A10, carGib1.2-hapl.c, whole genome shotgun sequence includes the following:
- the slc27a6 gene encoding long-chain fatty acid transport protein 6 — protein MWSWIAALLAGVLSALLAQRLWFPLFWRDALFLTRVLRYGARLEIYKRTSRVVTVVDRFVQQAQRIPDKPFLIHEGVTYTYGELEERSNRVARVFEDALKEGDTVALLMNNEPDFLSVWFGLSKLGCAVAFLNTNTRSRSLLHCFRCCGAELLVLGADLLETLEDVLPSLQQDGISVWCVSRDSPRPGVSSLLDQMEKVSPEPVPAQRRSVRCLRTPTLYIFTSGTTGLPKAAVITHLQALKAAGGFWVYGATGSDVIYTPLPLYHSAASLVGIGGTIELGATCVLKKKFSASQFWPDCRKHNVTIFQYIGELCRYLCNQPRGEQEQDHSVHMAVGNGLRQDVWREFLRRFGDIRMCEIYGSTEGNLCFMNHIGRIGAVGRSNFFYKLIFKYDLVKYDLVREEPVRDHSGFCQHVQKGETGLLLSQICSQSPFFGYAGSKQLTEKKILRDVFVKGDAYFNTGDLMAEDEDHFICFKDRVGDTFRWKGENVATTEVTEVLGLVDFIQEASVYGVQVPGNEGRAGMAAVIVRPECSFDGRKLFSHVLRELPPYARPLFIRLQEALEMTSTFKQQKFALVESGFDPCSIREPLFFLDYTQKSYVPLTSSMYDLIVSGHQKV, from the exons ATGTGGTCGTGGATCGCGGCGCTGCTGGCGGGGGTCCTCTCCGCGCTCCTCGCGCAGCGCCTCTGGTTCCCGCTCTTCTGGAGAGACGCGCTGTTTCTGACGCGAGTCCTCCGCTACGGAGCGCGTCTGGAGATCTACAAGCGGACCTCGCGGGTCGTGACGGTCGTGGACAGGTTTGTTCAGCAAGCCCAGCGGATCCCCGACAAACCCTTTCTGATTCACGAGGGAGTGACGTACACGTACGGAGAGCTCGAGGAGCGCAGCAACAGAGTCGCGCGCGTGTTCGAGGACGCGCTGAAGGAGGGAGACACGGTGGCGCTCCTGATGAACAACGAGCCCGACTTCCTGTCAGTGTGGTTCGGCTTGAGTAAGCTGGGCTGCGCGGTGGCGTTCCTCAACACGAACACCAGGTCCAGATCCCTGCTGCACTGCTTCCGCTGCTGCGGGGCCGAGCTGCTGGTGCTGGGAGCAG ACCTGCTGGAGACGCTGGAGGACGTTCTGCCCAGTCTGCAGCAGGACGGGATCAGTGTGTGGTGTGTGAGCAGGGACAGTCCTCGTCCTGGAGTGAGCAGTCTGCTGGATCAGATGGAGAAGGTCTCGCCGGAGCCCGTCCCAGCCCAGCGCCGCTCCGTCCGCTGCCTCCGGACCCCCACGCTCTACATCTTCACCTCGGGGACCACCG GGCTGCCCAAAGCTGCGGTCATCACACATCTACAGGCTCTGAAGGCAGCAGGAGGGTTCTGGGTGTACGGAgccacaggaagtgatgtcatctaCACGCCGCTTCCCCTGTATCACAGCGCTGCTTCACTTGTAGGCATCGGAGGAACCATTGAACTGG GTGCCACCTGTGTCCTGAAGAAGAAGTTCTCCGCCTCTCAGTTCTGGCCGGACTGCAGGAAACACAACGTCACCATATTTCAGTACATCGGAGAGCTGTGCCGATATCTGTGCAACCAGCCCAGG ggcGAGCAGGAGCAGGATCACAGCGTGCACATGGCTGTTGGGAACGGTCTCCGTCAGGACGTATGGAGGGAGTTCCTCCGGCGCTTCGGGGACATCCGCATGTGTGAGATCTACGGCTCCACTGAGGGAAACCTGTGCTTCATGAACCACATCGGCAGGATCGGAGCCGTCGGACGCTCCAACTTCTTCTACAAG ctGATTTTCAAGTATGATCTGGTGAAGTATGACCTGGTCAGAGAAGAGCCTGTGAGGGACCACAGTGGATTCTGCCAGCATGTTCAGAAAG GTGAAACAGGCCTGCTGCTGTCTCAGATCTGCAGTCAGAGTCCGTTCTTCGGTTACGCTGGCAGCAAACAGCTGACGGAGAAGAAGATCCTGAGAGACGTGTTTGTGAAAGGAGACGCTTACTTCAACACTGGAGACCTGATGGCTGAGGACGAGGACCACTTCATCTGCTTCAAAGACCGAGTGGGAGACACCTTCAG ATGGAAGGGGGAGAATGTGGCCACCACTGAGGTGACGGAGGTCCTGGGACTGGTGGACTTCATTCAGGAAGCCAGTGTGTATGGAGTCCAGGTGCCAG GAAATGAGGGCCGAGCCGGAATGGCTGCAGTGATTGTGAGGCCTGAGTGCAGCTTTGATGGGAGGAAACTGTTCAGCCACGTCCTCCGAGAACTGCCACCATACGctcgaccgctcttcatcagactgcag